The Bombus pyrosoma isolate SC7728 linkage group LG3, ASM1482585v1, whole genome shotgun sequence genome has a segment encoding these proteins:
- the LOC122565920 gene encoding uncharacterized protein LOC122565920: MGDILRNWIQARLGILIDLTPEVFGYYTRDGSLLAQILHSYDIISRDQLGMIVVTQDPALCRVNLKHLRFWLRFVGIDSDDESIEEISCGKGTTSMRLFYKLYLCLETKDRLHFITLQKEREKFVPTSKKFEVTKVCEVPPPYQPMEHPLSKKLAKGKDIVDWHRTKLPMILAKFQKERKKLMAVPTPYTVVQPSVEQWPAEVCLSAPGSEEVRQRRRAKG, translated from the exons ATGGGTGACATTCTACGAAACTGGATACAAGCGAGGCTAGGAATCTTGATCGATCTGACACCCGAGGTATTTGGTTACTACACCAGGGACGGCTCGCTTCTCGCACAGATTCTGCACAGCTACGACATAATAAGCCGCGATCAGTTGGGCATGATCGTCGTTACCCAAGACCCTGCTCTCTGCAGAGTAAATCTCAAGCACTTGAGATTTTGGTTGCGATTCGTGGGAATCGATAGCGACGATGAAAGCATCGAAGAAATTTCCTGCGGCAAAGGTACCACGTCGATGCGCTTGTTCTACAAGCTGTACCTGTGCCTGGAAACCAAGGACAGGTTGCACTTTATCACACTGCAAAAGGAGAGGGAAAAATTCGTACCCACGTCGAAGAAGTTCGAAGTGACGAAAGTCTGCGAGGTCCCTCCACCCTATCAACCGATGGAGCACCCTTTGTCGAAGAAGTTGGCGAAGGGAAAGGACATCGTCGACTGGCATCGTACCAAACTCCCAATGATACTAGCAAAGTTtcaaaaagaacgaaagaagttGATGGCTGTTCCCACGCCGTACACCGTAGTGCAACCCAGCGTAGAGCAGTGGCCAGCCGAG GTTTGCTTATCAGCACCGGGTTCGGAAGAAGTCAGGCAAAGAAGGCGAGCCAAGGGATAG
- the LOC122565878 gene encoding stress-activated protein kinase JNK isoform X1 has protein sequence MFDSRDSSAAIDVEIVTGQRYHHTLERFLPLHQLPLTRCKWHSYGRNEDRYLQDESSAYKKRAKRRSGSGVVRKRRPEKQRRERASAGAGIGAGARASRRTEETGTRDYVSFLPGALVSPSKVAKSVSPHRVHQECSSGGEVQVQVQQERRAPRRMPYLGPDMTTRLSAMFYTVEVGDTRFTILKRYQNLKPIGSGAQGIVCAAYDTVTAQNVAIKKLSRPFQNVTHAKRAYREFKLMKLVNHKNIIGLLNAFTPQRSLDEFQDVYLVMELMDANLCQVIQMDLDHERMSYLLYQMLCGIKHLHSAGIIHRDLKPSNIVVKADCTLKILDFGLARTAGTTFMMTPYVVTRYYRAPEVILGMGYKENVDIWSVGCIMGEMIRGGVLFPGTDHIDQWNKIIEQLGTPAQEFMQRLQPTVRNYVENRPRYPGYPFDRLFPDVLFPSDSSEHNRLKASQARDLLSRMLVIDPERRISVDDALLHNYINVWYDEGEVNAPAPGPYDHSVDEREHTVDQWKELIYQEVMEYETSHNPATVAQTSESGDSR, from the exons ACGAATCCAGCGCGTATAAGAAGCGAGCAAAGCGGCGGAGCGGCAGCGGCGTCGTCCGGAAGCGAAGGCCGGAGAAGCAGCGGCGAGAGCGTGCCAGTGCCGGTGCCGGTATCGGTGCCGGTGCTCGTGCCTCTCGACGGACCGAGGAAACAGGGACGAGAGACTACGTTTCCTTTCTGCCAGGTGCGCTCGTATCCCCATCCAAAGTGGCTAAGAGCGTAAGTCCTCATCGAGTGCACCAGGAGTGCTCGAGCGGAGGGGAGGTGCAGGTACAGGTGCAGCAGGAGAGACGAGCACCGAGGCGCATGCCTTACCTGGGGCCTGATATGACAACCCGGCTATCCGCCATGTTTTACACGGTTGAAGTCGGGGACACCAGATTCACCATTCTCAAGCGGTATCAAAACCTGAAGCCAATCGGTTCCGGGGCACAGGGGATCGTTTG CGCGGCGTACGACACGGTGACCGCGCAAAATGTCGCGATCAAGAAACTCTCCAGACCTTTTCAGAACGTGACGCACGCGAAGAGAGCGTACAGGGAATTCAAGCTTATGAAGCTGGTCAATCATAAAAAC ATAATCGGCTTGTTGAACGCGTTCACGCCGCAACGGTCGTTGGACGAGTTTCAAGACGTGTACTTGGTGATGGAGCTTATGGACGCGAACCTGTGCCAGGTGATTCAGATGGATCTGGATCACGAGCGTATGTCCTACCTGCTTTATCAGATGCTGTGCGGCATCAAGCACTTACACTCGGCCGGTATCATTCACAGG GATTTGAAGCCGAGCAATATCGTGGTAAAGGCAGATTGTACGCTGAAAATTCTCGACTTTGGCCTGGCTAGGACCGCTGGGACAACCTTCATGATGACGCCGTACGTGGTGACGCGATACTACAGGGCGCCGGAG GTGATTCTCGGGATGGGATACAAGGAGAACGTGGACATTTGGTCGGTCGGATGCATAATGGGCGAAATGATTCGGGGTGGTGTGCTGTTTCCCGGCACGGATCACATCGACCAGTGGAACAAGATAATCG AGCAACTGGGAACACCGGCGCAGGAATTCATGCAGCGGCTGCAGCCAACGGTCAGGAATTACGTTGAGAACAGGCCGCGGTATCCGGGATATCCGTTCGACAGGTTATTCCCGGACGTTCTGTTTCCATCGGACTCGTCGGAGCACAACCGATTGAAAG CCAGCCAAGCCAGGGATCTATTGTCGCGCATGCTCGTGATCGACCCCGAGCGACGCATCTCCGTCGACGATGCTTTGCTGCACAATTACATAAACGTGTGGTACGACGAGGGCGAAGTCAATGCC CCTGCACCAGGCCCCTACGACCATAGCGTGGACGAGAGGGAACACACGGTGGACCAGTGGAAAGAGCTGATTTACCAGGAGGTGATGGAGTACGAGACGAGCCACAATCCGGCGACGGTGGCTCAAACGTCCGAGAGTGGTGATTCTCGGTAG
- the LOC122565878 gene encoding stress-activated protein kinase JNK isoform X3 translates to MQVALLRKERGSIFTRSRPLQIQSFVIERSQWPFVYDESSAYKKRAKRRSGSGVVRKRRPEKQRRERASAGAGIGAGARASRRTEETGTRDYVSFLPGALVSPSKVAKSVSPHRVHQECSSGGEVQVQVQQERRAPRRMPYLGPDMTTRLSAMFYTVEVGDTRFTILKRYQNLKPIGSGAQGIVCAAYDTVTAQNVAIKKLSRPFQNVTHAKRAYREFKLMKLVNHKNIIGLLNAFTPQRSLDEFQDVYLVMELMDANLCQVIQMDLDHERMSYLLYQMLCGIKHLHSAGIIHRDLKPSNIVVKADCTLKILDFGLARTAGTTFMMTPYVVTRYYRAPEVILGMGYKENVDIWSVGCIMGEMIRGGVLFPGTDHIDQWNKIIEQLGTPAQEFMQRLQPTVRNYVENRPRYPGYPFDRLFPDVLFPSDSSEHNRLKASQARDLLSRMLVIDPERRISVDDALLHNYINVWYDEGEVNAPAPGPYDHSVDEREHTVDQWKELIYQEVMEYETSHNPATVAQTSESGDSR, encoded by the exons ATCTCGCCCGCTTCAGATTCAGTCGTTCGTCATCGAGCGTTCACAATGGCCGTTTGTTTATG ACGAATCCAGCGCGTATAAGAAGCGAGCAAAGCGGCGGAGCGGCAGCGGCGTCGTCCGGAAGCGAAGGCCGGAGAAGCAGCGGCGAGAGCGTGCCAGTGCCGGTGCCGGTATCGGTGCCGGTGCTCGTGCCTCTCGACGGACCGAGGAAACAGGGACGAGAGACTACGTTTCCTTTCTGCCAGGTGCGCTCGTATCCCCATCCAAAGTGGCTAAGAGCGTAAGTCCTCATCGAGTGCACCAGGAGTGCTCGAGCGGAGGGGAGGTGCAGGTACAGGTGCAGCAGGAGAGACGAGCACCGAGGCGCATGCCTTACCTGGGGCCTGATATGACAACCCGGCTATCCGCCATGTTTTACACGGTTGAAGTCGGGGACACCAGATTCACCATTCTCAAGCGGTATCAAAACCTGAAGCCAATCGGTTCCGGGGCACAGGGGATCGTTTG CGCGGCGTACGACACGGTGACCGCGCAAAATGTCGCGATCAAGAAACTCTCCAGACCTTTTCAGAACGTGACGCACGCGAAGAGAGCGTACAGGGAATTCAAGCTTATGAAGCTGGTCAATCATAAAAAC ATAATCGGCTTGTTGAACGCGTTCACGCCGCAACGGTCGTTGGACGAGTTTCAAGACGTGTACTTGGTGATGGAGCTTATGGACGCGAACCTGTGCCAGGTGATTCAGATGGATCTGGATCACGAGCGTATGTCCTACCTGCTTTATCAGATGCTGTGCGGCATCAAGCACTTACACTCGGCCGGTATCATTCACAGG GATTTGAAGCCGAGCAATATCGTGGTAAAGGCAGATTGTACGCTGAAAATTCTCGACTTTGGCCTGGCTAGGACCGCTGGGACAACCTTCATGATGACGCCGTACGTGGTGACGCGATACTACAGGGCGCCGGAG GTGATTCTCGGGATGGGATACAAGGAGAACGTGGACATTTGGTCGGTCGGATGCATAATGGGCGAAATGATTCGGGGTGGTGTGCTGTTTCCCGGCACGGATCACATCGACCAGTGGAACAAGATAATCG AGCAACTGGGAACACCGGCGCAGGAATTCATGCAGCGGCTGCAGCCAACGGTCAGGAATTACGTTGAGAACAGGCCGCGGTATCCGGGATATCCGTTCGACAGGTTATTCCCGGACGTTCTGTTTCCATCGGACTCGTCGGAGCACAACCGATTGAAAG CCAGCCAAGCCAGGGATCTATTGTCGCGCATGCTCGTGATCGACCCCGAGCGACGCATCTCCGTCGACGATGCTTTGCTGCACAATTACATAAACGTGTGGTACGACGAGGGCGAAGTCAATGCC CCTGCACCAGGCCCCTACGACCATAGCGTGGACGAGAGGGAACACACGGTGGACCAGTGGAAAGAGCTGATTTACCAGGAGGTGATGGAGTACGAGACGAGCCACAATCCGGCGACGGTGGCTCAAACGTCCGAGAGTGGTGATTCTCGGTAG
- the LOC122565878 gene encoding stress-activated protein kinase JNK isoform X2, with product MQVALLRKERGSIFTRSRPLQIQSFVIERSQWPFVYEHFPKLMEQRLPVFYVVDESSAYKKRAKRRSGSGVVRKRRPEKQRRERASAGAGIGAGARASRRTEETGTRDYVSFLPGALVSPSKVAKSVSPHRVHQECSSGGEVQVQVQQERRAPRRMPYLGPDMTTRLSAMFYTVEVGDTRFTILKRYQNLKPIGSGAQGIVCAAYDTVTAQNVAIKKLSRPFQNVTHAKRAYREFKLMKLVNHKNIIGLLNAFTPQRSLDEFQDVYLVMELMDANLCQVIQMDLDHERMSYLLYQMLCGIKHLHSAGIIHRDLKPSNIVVKADCTLKILDFGLARTAGTTFMMTPYVVTRYYRAPEVILGMGYKENVDIWSVGCIMGEMIRGGVLFPGTDHIDQWNKIIEQLGTPAQEFMQRLQPTVRNYVENRPRYPGYPFDRLFPDVLFPSDSSEHNRLKASQARDLLSRMLVIDPERRISVDDALLHNYINVWYDEGEVNAPAPGPYDHSVDEREHTVDQWKELIYQEVMEYETSHNPATVAQTSESGDSR from the exons ATCTCGCCCGCTTCAGATTCAGTCGTTCGTCATCGAGCGTTCACAATGGCCGTTTGTTTATG AACATTTTCCCAAACTAATGGAGCAACGTCTACCTGTGTTCTATGTCGTAGACGAATCCAGCGCGTATAAGAAGCGAGCAAAGCGGCGGAGCGGCAGCGGCGTCGTCCGGAAGCGAAGGCCGGAGAAGCAGCGGCGAGAGCGTGCCAGTGCCGGTGCCGGTATCGGTGCCGGTGCTCGTGCCTCTCGACGGACCGAGGAAACAGGGACGAGAGACTACGTTTCCTTTCTGCCAGGTGCGCTCGTATCCCCATCCAAAGTGGCTAAGAGCGTAAGTCCTCATCGAGTGCACCAGGAGTGCTCGAGCGGAGGGGAGGTGCAGGTACAGGTGCAGCAGGAGAGACGAGCACCGAGGCGCATGCCTTACCTGGGGCCTGATATGACAACCCGGCTATCCGCCATGTTTTACACGGTTGAAGTCGGGGACACCAGATTCACCATTCTCAAGCGGTATCAAAACCTGAAGCCAATCGGTTCCGGGGCACAGGGGATCGTTTG CGCGGCGTACGACACGGTGACCGCGCAAAATGTCGCGATCAAGAAACTCTCCAGACCTTTTCAGAACGTGACGCACGCGAAGAGAGCGTACAGGGAATTCAAGCTTATGAAGCTGGTCAATCATAAAAAC ATAATCGGCTTGTTGAACGCGTTCACGCCGCAACGGTCGTTGGACGAGTTTCAAGACGTGTACTTGGTGATGGAGCTTATGGACGCGAACCTGTGCCAGGTGATTCAGATGGATCTGGATCACGAGCGTATGTCCTACCTGCTTTATCAGATGCTGTGCGGCATCAAGCACTTACACTCGGCCGGTATCATTCACAGG GATTTGAAGCCGAGCAATATCGTGGTAAAGGCAGATTGTACGCTGAAAATTCTCGACTTTGGCCTGGCTAGGACCGCTGGGACAACCTTCATGATGACGCCGTACGTGGTGACGCGATACTACAGGGCGCCGGAG GTGATTCTCGGGATGGGATACAAGGAGAACGTGGACATTTGGTCGGTCGGATGCATAATGGGCGAAATGATTCGGGGTGGTGTGCTGTTTCCCGGCACGGATCACATCGACCAGTGGAACAAGATAATCG AGCAACTGGGAACACCGGCGCAGGAATTCATGCAGCGGCTGCAGCCAACGGTCAGGAATTACGTTGAGAACAGGCCGCGGTATCCGGGATATCCGTTCGACAGGTTATTCCCGGACGTTCTGTTTCCATCGGACTCGTCGGAGCACAACCGATTGAAAG CCAGCCAAGCCAGGGATCTATTGTCGCGCATGCTCGTGATCGACCCCGAGCGACGCATCTCCGTCGACGATGCTTTGCTGCACAATTACATAAACGTGTGGTACGACGAGGGCGAAGTCAATGCC CCTGCACCAGGCCCCTACGACCATAGCGTGGACGAGAGGGAACACACGGTGGACCAGTGGAAAGAGCTGATTTACCAGGAGGTGATGGAGTACGAGACGAGCCACAATCCGGCGACGGTGGCTCAAACGTCCGAGAGTGGTGATTCTCGGTAG
- the LOC122565878 gene encoding stress-activated protein kinase JNK isoform X5 gives MPYLGPDMTTRLSAMFYTVEVGDTRFTILKRYQNLKPIGSGAQGIVCAAYDTVTAQNVAIKKLSRPFQNVTHAKRAYREFKLMKLVNHKNIIGLLNAFTPQRSLDEFQDVYLVMELMDANLCQVIQMDLDHERMSYLLYQMLCGIKHLHSAGIIHRDLKPSNIVVKADCTLKILDFGLARTAGTTFMMTPYVVTRYYRAPEVILGMGYKENVDIWSVGCIMGEMIRGGVLFPGTDHIDQWNKIIEQLGTPAQEFMQRLQPTVRNYVENRPRYPGYPFDRLFPDVLFPSDSSEHNRLKASQARDLLSRMLVIDPERRISVDDALLHNYINVWYDEGEVNAPAPGPYDHSVDEREHTVDQWKELIYQEVMEYETSHNPATVAQTSESGDSR, from the exons ATGCCTTACCTGGGGCCTGATATGACAACCCGGCTATCCGCCATGTTTTACACGGTTGAAGTCGGGGACACCAGATTCACCATTCTCAAGCGGTATCAAAACCTGAAGCCAATCGGTTCCGGGGCACAGGGGATCGTTTG CGCGGCGTACGACACGGTGACCGCGCAAAATGTCGCGATCAAGAAACTCTCCAGACCTTTTCAGAACGTGACGCACGCGAAGAGAGCGTACAGGGAATTCAAGCTTATGAAGCTGGTCAATCATAAAAAC ATAATCGGCTTGTTGAACGCGTTCACGCCGCAACGGTCGTTGGACGAGTTTCAAGACGTGTACTTGGTGATGGAGCTTATGGACGCGAACCTGTGCCAGGTGATTCAGATGGATCTGGATCACGAGCGTATGTCCTACCTGCTTTATCAGATGCTGTGCGGCATCAAGCACTTACACTCGGCCGGTATCATTCACAGG GATTTGAAGCCGAGCAATATCGTGGTAAAGGCAGATTGTACGCTGAAAATTCTCGACTTTGGCCTGGCTAGGACCGCTGGGACAACCTTCATGATGACGCCGTACGTGGTGACGCGATACTACAGGGCGCCGGAG GTGATTCTCGGGATGGGATACAAGGAGAACGTGGACATTTGGTCGGTCGGATGCATAATGGGCGAAATGATTCGGGGTGGTGTGCTGTTTCCCGGCACGGATCACATCGACCAGTGGAACAAGATAATCG AGCAACTGGGAACACCGGCGCAGGAATTCATGCAGCGGCTGCAGCCAACGGTCAGGAATTACGTTGAGAACAGGCCGCGGTATCCGGGATATCCGTTCGACAGGTTATTCCCGGACGTTCTGTTTCCATCGGACTCGTCGGAGCACAACCGATTGAAAG CCAGCCAAGCCAGGGATCTATTGTCGCGCATGCTCGTGATCGACCCCGAGCGACGCATCTCCGTCGACGATGCTTTGCTGCACAATTACATAAACGTGTGGTACGACGAGGGCGAAGTCAATGCC CCTGCACCAGGCCCCTACGACCATAGCGTGGACGAGAGGGAACACACGGTGGACCAGTGGAAAGAGCTGATTTACCAGGAGGTGATGGAGTACGAGACGAGCCACAATCCGGCGACGGTGGCTCAAACGTCCGAGAGTGGTGATTCTCGGTAG
- the LOC122565878 gene encoding stress-activated protein kinase JNK isoform X4 — protein sequence MRSTRSIGKFINFKDQRFIARDESSAYKKRAKRRSGSGVVRKRRPEKQRRERASAGAGIGAGARASRRTEETGTRDYVSFLPGALVSPSKVAKSVSPHRVHQECSSGGEVQVQVQQERRAPRRMPYLGPDMTTRLSAMFYTVEVGDTRFTILKRYQNLKPIGSGAQGIVCAAYDTVTAQNVAIKKLSRPFQNVTHAKRAYREFKLMKLVNHKNIIGLLNAFTPQRSLDEFQDVYLVMELMDANLCQVIQMDLDHERMSYLLYQMLCGIKHLHSAGIIHRDLKPSNIVVKADCTLKILDFGLARTAGTTFMMTPYVVTRYYRAPEVILGMGYKENVDIWSVGCIMGEMIRGGVLFPGTDHIDQWNKIIEQLGTPAQEFMQRLQPTVRNYVENRPRYPGYPFDRLFPDVLFPSDSSEHNRLKASQARDLLSRMLVIDPERRISVDDALLHNYINVWYDEGEVNAPAPGPYDHSVDEREHTVDQWKELIYQEVMEYETSHNPATVAQTSESGDSR from the exons ATGAGAAGCACCCGGTCTATCggtaaattcataaattttaaggACCAACGATTCATTGCGAGAG ACGAATCCAGCGCGTATAAGAAGCGAGCAAAGCGGCGGAGCGGCAGCGGCGTCGTCCGGAAGCGAAGGCCGGAGAAGCAGCGGCGAGAGCGTGCCAGTGCCGGTGCCGGTATCGGTGCCGGTGCTCGTGCCTCTCGACGGACCGAGGAAACAGGGACGAGAGACTACGTTTCCTTTCTGCCAGGTGCGCTCGTATCCCCATCCAAAGTGGCTAAGAGCGTAAGTCCTCATCGAGTGCACCAGGAGTGCTCGAGCGGAGGGGAGGTGCAGGTACAGGTGCAGCAGGAGAGACGAGCACCGAGGCGCATGCCTTACCTGGGGCCTGATATGACAACCCGGCTATCCGCCATGTTTTACACGGTTGAAGTCGGGGACACCAGATTCACCATTCTCAAGCGGTATCAAAACCTGAAGCCAATCGGTTCCGGGGCACAGGGGATCGTTTG CGCGGCGTACGACACGGTGACCGCGCAAAATGTCGCGATCAAGAAACTCTCCAGACCTTTTCAGAACGTGACGCACGCGAAGAGAGCGTACAGGGAATTCAAGCTTATGAAGCTGGTCAATCATAAAAAC ATAATCGGCTTGTTGAACGCGTTCACGCCGCAACGGTCGTTGGACGAGTTTCAAGACGTGTACTTGGTGATGGAGCTTATGGACGCGAACCTGTGCCAGGTGATTCAGATGGATCTGGATCACGAGCGTATGTCCTACCTGCTTTATCAGATGCTGTGCGGCATCAAGCACTTACACTCGGCCGGTATCATTCACAGG GATTTGAAGCCGAGCAATATCGTGGTAAAGGCAGATTGTACGCTGAAAATTCTCGACTTTGGCCTGGCTAGGACCGCTGGGACAACCTTCATGATGACGCCGTACGTGGTGACGCGATACTACAGGGCGCCGGAG GTGATTCTCGGGATGGGATACAAGGAGAACGTGGACATTTGGTCGGTCGGATGCATAATGGGCGAAATGATTCGGGGTGGTGTGCTGTTTCCCGGCACGGATCACATCGACCAGTGGAACAAGATAATCG AGCAACTGGGAACACCGGCGCAGGAATTCATGCAGCGGCTGCAGCCAACGGTCAGGAATTACGTTGAGAACAGGCCGCGGTATCCGGGATATCCGTTCGACAGGTTATTCCCGGACGTTCTGTTTCCATCGGACTCGTCGGAGCACAACCGATTGAAAG CCAGCCAAGCCAGGGATCTATTGTCGCGCATGCTCGTGATCGACCCCGAGCGACGCATCTCCGTCGACGATGCTTTGCTGCACAATTACATAAACGTGTGGTACGACGAGGGCGAAGTCAATGCC CCTGCACCAGGCCCCTACGACCATAGCGTGGACGAGAGGGAACACACGGTGGACCAGTGGAAAGAGCTGATTTACCAGGAGGTGATGGAGTACGAGACGAGCCACAATCCGGCGACGGTGGCTCAAACGTCCGAGAGTGGTGATTCTCGGTAG